The Candidatus Dependentiae bacterium genome includes a window with the following:
- the ffh gene encoding signal recognition particle protein has product MFDFLTEKFSSVFSRLTGQRYLTEKNIGDTLDKVKEALLEADVPYAVVNAFVDKVRQDVLGKKVLGTLNPGEQFIKIVHDQLVEFLGAMRSDDQFLFVRGQIVMVMGLQGSGKTTTIGKLAHYVNENARMRKIAAPKTLCASVDFYRPAAVEQLEVVSKNAGASFYRATKTDPVAAASEILAYFKQHSFDLLFLDTAGRLHVDSQMLSELQEIDHAVNPQMKILVLDSMTGQESLRVAQAFDQAVGFSGAILTKIDSDTRAGAAFAFCYELKKPLLFLGSGEKMDELELFRPERMATRILGMGDVQTLLERAQQKIKQSDQQKLEENFNRGVFTLSDFAQQIDMMNSLGSFSQVLKYIPGVSSASINKDAMAQGETQMKRFRAIINSMTQKERANHTLLNGSRKQRIAKGAGVAVSEVNLLIARFEQMQHFVKLFKKSGKFSPFKR; this is encoded by the coding sequence ATGTTCGATTTTTTGACGGAGAAATTTTCATCCGTTTTTTCCCGTTTAACAGGGCAACGGTATTTAACCGAAAAAAATATCGGTGATACGCTCGATAAGGTTAAAGAAGCGCTTTTAGAGGCGGATGTTCCCTATGCGGTGGTTAATGCGTTTGTCGACAAAGTTCGGCAAGATGTTTTGGGCAAAAAGGTATTAGGTACCCTGAACCCGGGCGAACAATTTATTAAAATTGTCCATGATCAGTTGGTCGAATTTCTTGGCGCGATGCGCTCCGATGATCAATTTTTATTTGTTCGGGGCCAAATTGTAATGGTGATGGGCCTTCAGGGCTCTGGAAAAACCACGACCATTGGAAAACTAGCGCACTACGTGAATGAAAATGCCCGTATGCGCAAGATTGCTGCCCCTAAAACACTGTGCGCTTCGGTCGACTTTTATCGGCCGGCGGCAGTCGAGCAGCTTGAGGTAGTTTCTAAAAATGCGGGAGCCTCGTTTTATAGGGCTACCAAAACTGATCCTGTAGCTGCAGCAAGCGAAATTCTGGCCTATTTTAAGCAGCATTCGTTCGATTTATTGTTTCTTGATACTGCAGGCAGATTGCATGTCGACAGCCAGATGCTTTCTGAGCTCCAAGAAATCGACCATGCGGTGAACCCTCAAATGAAAATTTTAGTCCTCGATTCGATGACCGGCCAAGAATCGCTCCGCGTGGCTCAAGCATTTGATCAGGCGGTTGGCTTTTCAGGCGCGATTTTGACCAAAATTGATAGCGATACGCGAGCTGGCGCCGCATTTGCGTTTTGCTACGAGCTTAAAAAGCCACTTCTTTTCTTGGGATCGGGAGAAAAAATGGATGAATTAGAGCTTTTCAGGCCAGAACGAATGGCCACCCGTATTTTGGGTATGGGGGATGTACAAACACTCTTGGAGCGTGCTCAGCAAAAAATTAAGCAATCAGATCAGCAAAAACTCGAAGAAAATTTCAATCGAGGGGTTTTTACCCTGAGCGACTTTGCTCAACAAATAGATATGATGAATTCTCTCGGTTCATTTTCTCAAGTGCTCAAATATATACCTGGTGTTTCCTCTGCCAGCATCAATAAAGATGCAATGGCACAGGGAGAAACCCAGATGAAGCGGTTCAGAGCGATTATTAATTCTATGACCCAAAAAGAACGTGCAAACCACACCTTGCTCAACGGATCGCGCAAGCAACGGATAGCCAAAGGGGCGGGCGTAGCTGTTTCTGAGGTAAATCTTTTGATAGCTCGATTTGAACAAATGCAGCATTTTGTTAAACTGTTTAAGAAATCGGGAAAATTCTCCCCTTTTAAGCGTTGA
- the rpsP gene encoding 30S ribosomal protein S16, producing MAVKIRMSRLGKKNAPYFRIVAVDSRKKRDGAFLEDLGTYNPTTGEVLQFHFERITEWIGKGAVPSDTVKRLYKEHKKSASATAQ from the coding sequence ATGGCAGTAAAAATACGCATGTCGCGTCTGGGCAAGAAAAATGCTCCTTATTTTCGTATCGTAGCGGTTGATTCTCGTAAAAAGCGTGATGGCGCGTTTCTCGAAGATTTGGGTACTTATAATCCAACAACAGGCGAAGTTCTTCAATTCCACTTTGAACGTATAACTGAATGGATTGGCAAAGGCGCTGTTCCTTCAGATACGGTTAAGAGATTGTACAAAGAGCACAAGAAGAGTGCTTCTGCGACTGCTCAATAG
- a CDS encoding UDP-N-acetylmuramate--L-alanine ligase: protein MYRKNLHIHFVGIGGIGMSGIAKILKYQGYTISGCDQDLNQQSVHDLQAIGCKIYQGNNTPYCNDASVDVLVYSSAIRTQNPEILAAQERGIPTIPRALMLAELMRTKFSIAIAGAHGKTTTTSLISHILIEAQMDPTVVIGGHLKNISANARFGSGDFLVAEADESDRTLIYLQATLAVVTNIDLEHLDTYTDIDDIKNTFKQFLNNLPFYGCAVLCIDDPHVRSLLPLSHIKTIKYGLDPASADLYANDIILNADSSIFTVYQKNQHEALGTIRFSMLGKHNVLNALAATALSLHLQVPFAVISHALSTFKGIDRRFSFKGTYRGAEIFDDYGHHPEEIRNTLLVARRRSQGKVIVAFQPHRYTRTDKLWDHFVQMFLDSGIDKLIITDIYPASEDPIPEITGKNLAKAIELRNPSFEVVYAPLEADFQSIIGSVEQTVSDGDLLLLQGAGKINKLADYLV, encoded by the coding sequence ATGTATCGTAAAAATTTGCATATTCATTTTGTTGGTATCGGCGGCATAGGGATGAGCGGCATCGCCAAAATTTTGAAATACCAGGGCTATACTATTTCTGGTTGTGATCAAGATTTAAATCAACAAAGCGTGCACGATTTGCAAGCGATCGGATGCAAAATTTATCAAGGAAATAATACGCCATATTGCAACGATGCATCGGTTGATGTTTTAGTATATTCGTCTGCCATCAGAACTCAGAATCCTGAGATTCTTGCTGCGCAGGAACGCGGTATACCAACAATCCCTCGAGCGCTTATGCTTGCAGAATTAATGCGCACGAAATTTAGCATAGCAATTGCAGGAGCGCACGGAAAAACAACAACCACTTCACTCATCTCGCATATTTTGATCGAAGCGCAAATGGATCCAACAGTAGTGATCGGCGGGCATCTTAAAAACATTTCTGCAAATGCTCGTTTTGGTTCCGGCGATTTTTTAGTTGCCGAAGCTGATGAAAGTGATCGCACCCTCATTTATTTGCAAGCAACACTCGCAGTTGTTACAAATATCGATTTAGAACATTTGGATACCTACACCGATATTGATGATATCAAAAATACATTCAAACAATTTTTAAATAATTTACCGTTTTATGGATGCGCGGTTTTATGCATTGATGATCCGCACGTTCGTTCACTGCTTCCGCTATCGCACATTAAAACAATTAAATACGGTCTTGATCCTGCAAGTGCCGATCTTTACGCAAACGATATTATTTTAAACGCGGATTCATCGATTTTTACTGTGTATCAAAAAAATCAACACGAAGCGCTCGGCACTATTCGTTTCAGCATGCTCGGCAAACACAATGTTTTAAATGCATTGGCAGCAACAGCACTTTCTCTGCATCTTCAAGTACCATTTGCAGTCATTTCTCATGCACTTTCAACGTTTAAAGGAATCGATCGCCGCTTCAGCTTTAAAGGTACTTATCGCGGTGCAGAAATTTTTGATGATTATGGCCATCATCCTGAAGAGATCCGCAATACATTGCTCGTTGCTCGGCGGCGCTCACAAGGAAAAGTAATTGTCGCTTTTCAGCCACATCGTTATACCCGCACCGATAAATTATGGGATCATTTCGTACAAATGTTTCTAGATAGTGGCATCGACAAACTTATTATTACGGATATTTATCCAGCAAGCGAAGATCCTATTCCTGAAATTACGGGAAAAAATCTTGCCAAAGCTATTGAACTACGAAATCCATCATTTGAAGTTGTCTATGCACCCTTAGAAGCTGATTTTCAATCGATCATTGGCTCGGTTGAGCAAACAGTGAGCGATGGGGATCTACTCTTGCTCCAAGGTGCGGGCAAAATTAATAAATTGGCAGATTATTTAGTATAA
- the trmD gene encoding tRNA (guanosine(37)-N1)-methyltransferase TrmD: MTVFPQLYEPFIKTSLIGRAVEQGKISFDLTDYFSYCPPKTRIDAPAFGHGAGMVIKPEVVTQAIEDKERVHGKAFKIFFSPQGKKLDQYVLKDIALQLKGVNHLMLVSSRYEGIDARVEQEYADLVLSIGDFVLMGGDLPAMVLLEGLLRLEPGVVGKQESVERESFNGPFVDFPPYTAPVSWKGHEVPDVLRSGNHALMDKWRQEQSVKKTVAHHFEWVRSFELSAKEKALVAHEIPHHYCVLMHSDVMLPHDRVGTTSVTSMDIHDIARSASTFGIANYFLVTPLEDQQRVVKTLLDFWQTGHGIEYNNNRHQAVSKVELLASFDQVIAAIEAKEGKKPLVIATSAKKSEPEKSITYYDQSKVWAKGQPVLLVFGTGKGLSPEFMARVDYVLEPIEGLTGFNHLSVRSAVAIIFDRWLGLKHKQR; encoded by the coding sequence ATGACCGTTTTTCCTCAGCTTTATGAGCCGTTTATTAAAACAAGTTTAATAGGCAGAGCAGTAGAGCAGGGGAAAATTTCTTTTGATCTTACCGATTATTTTTCGTACTGTCCGCCAAAAACACGCATAGATGCGCCTGCTTTCGGGCATGGCGCTGGTATGGTGATTAAGCCTGAAGTTGTAACTCAAGCGATTGAGGATAAAGAGCGCGTGCATGGAAAAGCGTTCAAGATTTTTTTCTCGCCTCAGGGGAAAAAACTTGATCAATACGTGCTGAAAGATATAGCGCTGCAACTGAAAGGCGTTAATCATCTTATGCTTGTTTCAAGCAGGTACGAAGGGATCGATGCACGCGTCGAGCAAGAATATGCTGATCTCGTTCTTTCGATCGGCGATTTTGTTTTGATGGGTGGCGATCTTCCTGCAATGGTTCTTCTTGAAGGATTACTGAGATTGGAACCAGGAGTTGTTGGAAAGCAGGAATCGGTGGAGCGTGAATCGTTCAACGGCCCGTTTGTCGATTTTCCTCCGTATACCGCGCCAGTTAGTTGGAAGGGGCATGAAGTTCCGGATGTTTTACGTTCTGGAAATCATGCACTTATGGATAAATGGCGGCAGGAACAATCGGTAAAGAAAACGGTGGCACATCATTTTGAATGGGTACGCTCATTTGAATTAAGTGCAAAAGAAAAAGCGCTTGTTGCGCATGAAATTCCGCATCATTACTGCGTGCTTATGCATTCGGATGTTATGTTGCCGCACGATAGAGTTGGAACCACTTCGGTTACTTCGATGGATATTCATGATATTGCACGCTCGGCATCAACCTTTGGAATAGCAAATTATTTTTTAGTAACGCCTCTTGAAGATCAACAACGCGTGGTCAAAACGCTTTTAGATTTTTGGCAAACTGGCCATGGAATCGAATATAATAATAATCGACACCAAGCAGTTTCCAAAGTTGAGCTTTTGGCTTCATTTGATCAAGTAATTGCAGCGATCGAGGCCAAAGAGGGTAAAAAACCACTCGTGATAGCGACCTCTGCAAAAAAATCTGAACCTGAAAAAAGTATCACCTATTATGATCAAAGTAAGGTTTGGGCAAAAGGACAGCCGGTACTTTTAGTATTTGGCACAGGAAAGGGGCTAAGCCCCGAATTTATGGCGCGGGTTGATTATGTTCTTGAGCCTATCGAAGGGCTCACAGGATTCAATCATCTCTCGGTTCGTTCAGCGGTCGCAATAATATTTGATCGTTGGCTGGGCCTGAAGCATAAACAACGCTGA
- a CDS encoding KH domain-containing protein: MLKQLIEHVVSKLVDKPEVVKVEVFHEDARVLIELKVHEDDFKRVIGKEGRVIKAIRSVAQVITPEGKEVVVDVVQ, translated from the coding sequence ATGTTAAAGCAATTGATTGAGCATGTGGTGAGTAAACTCGTTGATAAGCCTGAGGTGGTTAAAGTGGAAGTTTTCCACGAAGACGCCCGTGTACTTATTGAGTTGAAAGTCCATGAGGACGATTTTAAGAGAGTAATTGGCAAAGAGGGGCGCGTGATTAAAGCGATCCGCTCAGTTGCGCAAGTTATTACTCCCGAAGGCAAAGAAGTCGTCGTCGACGTTGTACAATAA
- a CDS encoding UvrD-helicase domain-containing protein, producing MNHETNPTHQPFSHQLNERQLQAVLHKDGPLLVIAGAGSGKTRVITSRIVHLLTERNVPPHEIVALTFTNKAAGEMKERIAKSIGKGMHGLFIGTFHSYCLFLLKIHGHRLGYETFSIIDADDQQQLVSSILKRSGSDKRYSPKQLMYQISMLKNKSADDVYIDPFVKNVWQAYEHEKKLSKCFDFDDLLIEILHLFKTNPEFKQAHQERIRHLLIDEYQDTNKVQHELLKSMALKDDGSFAIDSLCAVGDEDQSIYSWRGATVANILEFKNDFPATIMVTIDQNYRSAEPILNVANQVIRNNTQRNPKKLWSSKEGSDRVRIVHCASGYQEGELIALGIKQLRSLPNYNSIALLYRAHYQSRTLEEALIRHSIPYVIIGGIQFYERKEIKDLLAYLRLAVNPFDRVSFMRVVNCPSRGLGDVFIEQFLTEWDKQPFLDCHGIAQHLINEQALPSAKRSALERFMKTIAAVAEIQKPHEALEKVITQIHYFEYLKHAYDLEEAQEKIENCKELLRATKHFDEIGVSTLLDFLAEVALMQEKAQNKETEHHVYLMTLHAAKGLEFDAAMLTGLEEGIFPSNHSLQNPDGVEEERRLLYVGITRARERLLMTHARYRSTFGTMTDQTPSRFLHEIPERLAHRTDASFFQEHQLMQFFHEWLGTKSQRAAVQTFGTASKKPSFDIGSGTPKELSKPAPSTTKFKLNQPVKHAQFGIGIIKNIEERGEEKIITAQFKNGLKKVKSSFIQGL from the coding sequence ATGAATCACGAAACAAATCCAACTCACCAACCTTTTTCGCATCAATTAAATGAACGGCAATTACAAGCAGTGCTCCATAAAGATGGCCCGCTTCTCGTTATTGCTGGTGCTGGCTCTGGAAAAACACGCGTCATTACTTCGCGCATCGTGCATTTGCTCACCGAGCGAAACGTACCGCCGCACGAAATTGTCGCGCTCACGTTCACTAATAAAGCAGCTGGCGAAATGAAAGAGCGTATTGCCAAATCAATAGGCAAAGGAATGCACGGCCTATTTATCGGCACGTTCCATTCCTACTGTTTATTTTTGCTCAAAATTCATGGCCATCGATTGGGATATGAAACATTTAGCATCATCGATGCGGATGATCAACAGCAACTCGTGAGCTCAATACTGAAAAGAAGTGGCAGCGATAAACGTTACTCGCCAAAACAATTGATGTATCAAATCAGTATGCTTAAAAATAAAAGCGCTGATGACGTTTATATCGATCCGTTTGTAAAAAATGTGTGGCAAGCGTACGAACATGAAAAAAAATTAAGCAAATGTTTTGATTTTGACGATCTCTTGATCGAAATTTTGCATCTTTTCAAAACGAATCCAGAATTCAAACAAGCCCATCAAGAGCGAATTCGGCATTTACTCATTGATGAATATCAAGATACGAATAAAGTGCAGCACGAACTGCTTAAATCGATGGCGCTCAAGGACGATGGCTCTTTTGCAATCGATTCACTCTGTGCCGTTGGCGATGAAGATCAATCGATCTATTCATGGCGGGGAGCGACTGTCGCCAATATTCTTGAATTTAAAAATGATTTTCCCGCAACAATAATGGTGACGATCGATCAGAATTATCGCTCTGCAGAACCTATCTTAAACGTCGCAAACCAAGTTATTAGAAATAACACGCAGCGCAATCCTAAAAAATTATGGTCTTCAAAAGAAGGCAGTGATCGCGTACGCATTGTGCACTGTGCTTCCGGATACCAAGAAGGTGAATTGATTGCGCTCGGTATCAAACAACTGCGCAGTTTACCTAACTATAATTCAATCGCCCTCCTTTATCGCGCTCATTATCAATCTCGTACTCTTGAAGAGGCACTTATTCGCCATTCGATTCCGTACGTTATTATTGGCGGCATTCAGTTCTATGAACGAAAAGAGATTAAAGATCTTCTTGCGTATTTGCGTTTAGCGGTGAACCCGTTTGATCGTGTTTCTTTTATGCGCGTCGTCAATTGCCCGAGCCGCGGCCTTGGGGATGTATTTATTGAACAGTTTTTAACAGAATGGGATAAGCAACCATTTTTAGATTGCCATGGAATCGCGCAGCATCTTATTAATGAACAAGCTCTTCCAAGTGCTAAGCGATCTGCGCTTGAACGATTTATGAAAACAATTGCTGCGGTTGCAGAAATTCAAAAGCCACATGAAGCGCTTGAAAAAGTTATCACGCAAATCCATTACTTTGAATATTTAAAGCATGCGTACGATCTTGAAGAGGCGCAGGAAAAAATTGAGAACTGTAAAGAATTGCTCCGTGCTACCAAACATTTTGATGAAATTGGGGTCTCAACACTTCTTGATTTCTTAGCGGAAGTTGCCTTGATGCAAGAAAAAGCACAAAACAAAGAAACTGAGCATCATGTTTATTTGATGACGCTTCATGCTGCCAAAGGACTAGAGTTTGATGCAGCGATGCTCACTGGCCTAGAAGAAGGAATTTTTCCAAGTAATCATTCGCTCCAAAATCCTGATGGCGTTGAAGAAGAGCGGCGGCTTTTATACGTGGGTATCACGCGCGCTCGAGAACGGCTTTTAATGACGCATGCGCGCTATCGCTCTACGTTTGGCACAATGACCGATCAAACGCCGTCTCGCTTTTTGCACGAGATTCCTGAGCGCCTTGCGCATCGCACTGACGCTTCTTTCTTTCAGGAACATCAATTAATGCAATTTTTCCATGAATGGCTCGGCACGAAATCGCAACGCGCTGCGGTGCAAACCTTTGGTACTGCAAGCAAAAAACCTTCATTCGATATTGGTTCTGGAACACCAAAAGAACTCTCAAAGCCGGCGCCATCAACTACAAAATTTAAGCTAAATCAACCGGTAAAGCATGCACAGTTTGGCATCGGCATCATTAAAAATATTGAAGAGCGGGGCGAAGAGAAAATTATTACCGCTCAATTTAAAAACGGTCTCAAAAAAGTGAAATCCTCATTCATTCAAGGCCTTTAA
- the hflX gene encoding GTPase HflX gives MARVFYEPSDYRPRILLVGVQAPYNRNPNIESYYEEFINLVKSNGVQYDETYFLRLRTIEAGTFITSGQLESIKKICDEKNITELIISEPLSPQQERNLSDYLHVRIFDRTQLILEIFEKAAHSAEGKAQVEIAMLEHKKSRLAGRGVHLSQQSGALGLMGGFGETAKEKERRHLETLMLRLRRQLDQLEKTRETQRKQRLKSNLPLICLIGYTNTGKSTILNALTKSNVLAEDKLFATLDTTTRELFIDGTKRALISDTVGFIQLLPHKLIDAFKSTLAELQYAHLLVQVIDISDPNLKLHMQVVDQILKDLNVTSPMLYAFNKVDKAEMTPQLEVEINRFQPHVLISATQPNGLDALMEYLNKWTIEYKSMQEKAI, from the coding sequence ATGGCACGAGTTTTTTACGAACCCTCCGATTATCGCCCGCGCATTTTGCTCGTTGGCGTTCAAGCTCCTTATAATAGAAACCCCAATATTGAATCGTATTACGAAGAGTTTATTAATCTAGTAAAATCAAACGGCGTTCAATATGATGAAACTTATTTTTTGCGTCTACGCACCATAGAAGCGGGCACATTCATAACAAGCGGTCAGCTTGAATCGATTAAGAAAATCTGTGATGAAAAAAATATTACTGAACTTATTATTTCAGAACCCCTATCTCCACAACAAGAACGCAATTTGAGCGATTATCTGCATGTACGAATTTTCGATCGCACCCAACTTATTTTGGAAATTTTTGAAAAAGCGGCACATTCTGCAGAAGGAAAAGCGCAAGTTGAAATCGCAATGCTTGAGCATAAAAAATCTCGCCTTGCAGGAAGAGGAGTTCATCTCTCGCAGCAATCAGGGGCACTTGGATTAATGGGTGGATTTGGCGAAACGGCAAAAGAAAAAGAACGCCGCCATCTTGAAACATTAATGCTTCGGCTGAGACGACAACTTGATCAACTTGAAAAAACACGTGAAACGCAAAGAAAGCAACGTTTAAAAAGTAATTTGCCTCTTATTTGTTTAATTGGTTATACCAATACCGGCAAATCAACCATTTTAAATGCGCTGACCAAAAGTAACGTGCTGGCTGAAGATAAATTATTTGCAACGCTGGATACCACGACGCGCGAGCTCTTTATCGACGGCACCAAACGCGCATTAATTTCAGATACTGTTGGCTTTATTCAATTGCTGCCCCATAAATTAATTGACGCATTTAAATCGACTCTTGCCGAATTACAATACGCACACTTATTGGTACAAGTAATCGATATTTCTGATCCTAATTTAAAATTGCATATGCAAGTCGTTGATCAAATCTTGAAAGATTTAAATGTAACAAGCCCGATGCTTTATGCATTTAACAAAGTAGATAAAGCTGAAATGACGCCGCAACTGGAGGTTGAAATAAACCGTTTCCAACCGCACGTTTTAATTTCAGCGACCCAACCAAATGGTCTTGATGCATTAATGGAGTATTTAAATAAGTGGACCATCGAGTATAAATCCATGCAAGAAAAAGCTATTTGA
- the rplS gene encoding 50S ribosomal protein L19 — protein sequence MKAKKYTRETIRELGMKDRNFPAFGIGDTIAVSQRIKEGDKERLQIFEGDVIAKHENGAASTFMVRKIGANSVPVERIFPYYSPLVDSIKFVRKGKTRRAKLFYMRKRVGKAARVAEQIMTREEREALNK from the coding sequence ATGAAGGCGAAAAAATATACGCGCGAAACAATCCGCGAACTTGGCATGAAAGACCGCAATTTCCCAGCTTTTGGCATTGGCGATACGATTGCCGTTTCTCAGCGCATCAAAGAAGGCGACAAAGAACGCTTACAAATTTTTGAAGGCGATGTAATCGCGAAGCACGAAAATGGCGCTGCAAGCACGTTCATGGTTCGTAAAATTGGTGCGAACTCAGTTCCTGTTGAACGTATTTTTCCTTACTATTCTCCGCTCGTTGACTCGATTAAGTTTGTGCGTAAAGGCAAAACACGCCGCGCGAAACTTTTCTATATGAGAAAACGTGTTGGTAAAGCTGCGCGTGTTGCAGAACAAATTATGACGCGCGAAGAAAGAGAAGCTCTTAATAAGTAA
- the trpS gene encoding tryptophan--tRNA ligase has translation MSTPKIVLTGDRPSGPLHIGHYVGSLANRLILQQKYKQYVMIADVQALTDNFETPQKVRENVVEVALDYLAVGIDPEKTTIFIQSMIPEIADLTIYYLNLVTVNRLRRNPTVKAEIQQKGYGENVTAGFLMYPVSQAADITCVRANLVPVGEDQLPMIEQTNEIVRTFNRIYRSEALVEVEAMVPKFARLPGIDGKAKMSKSLGNAIYLSDPADVVQKKVMSMYTDANHLRVEDPGQIEGNTVFEYLDAFDPDVVSVEKMKEHYRRGGLGDVVVKRRLLEVMQAFLEPVRSRRAQLAQDKKAVMQILKKGTEETREVAARTMAHVKQAMHLDYFE, from the coding sequence ATGAGCACTCCTAAAATTGTTCTCACGGGGGATCGTCCATCCGGGCCGTTGCATATTGGCCATTATGTTGGTTCACTCGCAAACCGGCTCATCTTGCAGCAAAAATATAAACAATACGTAATGATTGCGGATGTGCAGGCGCTCACCGATAATTTTGAAACGCCGCAAAAAGTGCGCGAAAATGTGGTGGAAGTGGCGCTCGATTATTTAGCTGTCGGGATCGATCCTGAAAAAACAACTATATTTATTCAATCGATGATTCCTGAAATTGCGGATCTGACGATTTATTATCTTAATTTGGTAACGGTCAATCGTTTACGAAGAAACCCAACGGTTAAAGCTGAAATTCAGCAAAAAGGGTACGGAGAAAATGTAACCGCTGGATTCTTGATGTATCCGGTTAGCCAAGCTGCAGATATCACGTGTGTGCGCGCGAATCTTGTGCCAGTTGGCGAAGATCAATTGCCGATGATTGAGCAAACAAATGAAATTGTGCGCACGTTTAATCGTATTTATCGTAGCGAAGCGCTTGTTGAAGTCGAAGCTATGGTGCCAAAATTTGCGCGTTTGCCAGGAATTGATGGCAAAGCAAAAATGAGTAAATCTTTGGGCAACGCTATTTATCTTTCAGATCCAGCAGACGTGGTACAAAAGAAAGTAATGAGCATGTATACCGATGCAAATCATTTGCGCGTTGAGGATCCGGGCCAAATAGAAGGAAACACTGTTTTTGAATATCTCGATGCATTCGATCCAGATGTGGTAAGCGTAGAGAAAATGAAAGAACATTATCGGCGCGGCGGTTTGGGCGACGTGGTAGTTAAGCGCAGATTGCTTGAAGTGATGCAGGCATTTCTAGAGCCGGTGCGTAGCCGCCGTGCGCAATTGGCGCAAGATAAAAAAGCGGTGATGCAAATTCTGAAAAAAGGAACAGAAGAAACGCGTGAAGTTGCAGCGCGCACTATGGCGCATGTAAAACAAGCGATGCACTTAGATTATTTTGAATGA